From a region of the Methanoculleus receptaculi genome:
- a CDS encoding PhoU domain-containing protein — translation MEFRKVQRTGGSSYVISLPKEWVQSMNIKKNEPLPVKVQADGSLLILPRSSEDKKSWEKEFQVDSIKDPVFLFRCLVGSYIAGYTAIRISASTRLSPAIRKAVRDFSSMTIGQQIVEETDSFILIRDILNPAEMPFENSIRRMFVIIGTMYNDAMTALEARDPGLAEDIINRDVEVDKLQWLVSRQYHLMFRDATLPEKLHVTVEGASSYYTVSRSLERIGDHGVRIASHLPVLIRNEVDDEVAAGMLAATDAAMSILDSSMRSLFSSDIVDANRTIDMVGDLARMTDGISALAHEKTGEVALSIGYIAESIRRAGEYSADISEAIINQIIRD, via the coding sequence ATGGAGTTTCGGAAGGTCCAGAGGACGGGCGGGTCTTCATACGTCATCTCCCTCCCCAAGGAATGGGTTCAATCTATGAACATCAAGAAGAACGAGCCCCTTCCTGTTAAGGTCCAGGCCGACGGAAGCCTTCTCATCCTCCCCCGCTCATCGGAGGATAAAAAATCGTGGGAGAAGGAGTTTCAGGTCGACTCCATCAAGGACCCCGTCTTTCTCTTCCGGTGTCTTGTGGGCTCCTACATCGCCGGGTATACGGCCATCCGCATATCCGCGTCCACCAGGCTCTCCCCCGCCATCCGCAAAGCCGTCCGTGACTTCAGTTCAATGACCATCGGCCAGCAGATCGTCGAGGAGACCGATTCATTCATCCTCATCCGGGACATCCTGAACCCGGCGGAGATGCCGTTTGAGAACAGCATCAGACGGATGTTCGTTATAATCGGGACGATGTATAACGACGCCATGACCGCACTCGAGGCGAGGGACCCGGGGCTGGCAGAGGATATCATCAACCGGGATGTTGAGGTAGACAAACTCCAGTGGCTGGTCTCGCGCCAGTATCACCTCATGTTCAGGGACGCGACACTCCCCGAAAAACTCCATGTGACCGTTGAAGGTGCATCAAGTTATTATACTGTCAGTCGAAGCCTGGAGCGGATCGGCGACCACGGTGTTCGGATTGCATCCCATCTTCCCGTCCTGATCAGAAACGAGGTTGACGATGAGGTTGCCGCCGGGATGCTGGCCGCGACGGATGCCGCAATGTCCATACTGGATTCAAGTATGCGGTCTCTCTTCTCATCCGATATAGTCGATGCCAATCGCACCATCGACATGGTTGGGGATCTTGCCAGGATGACTGATGGTATAAGTGCTCTTGCGCACGAAAAAACCGGCGAGGTTGCCCTCTCGATCGGCTACATCGCTGAGAGCATCCGGCGGGCTGGGGAGTACTCCGCTGACATCTCTGAAGCGATCATCAACCAGATCATCCGGGATTGA